Proteins from one Triticum aestivum cultivar Chinese Spring chromosome 7A, IWGSC CS RefSeq v2.1, whole genome shotgun sequence genomic window:
- the LOC123151404 gene encoding uncharacterized protein: MDFSVDTRMEKCSCKRWDLSGIPCSHGVSALRYDKIPPESRVNSCYSIETYCKAYEPIIMPCNDVTKWAKMNGRKIIPRPFQRKKGRRAKNRRQQPKEKHSKKGVKINKAGTVIHCGYCGAVGHNINGCLDWKLGLKPKKKTKRHRVRAEPDVSSSDEETVCQTQEINLQTAGVLSHEQPLYVAQIVQSLTQERESRQREEVVQGPLPENAFLQQQALSQPPVQPSTTTKTGDVHRKREVIAIARLRAAPERREIADQAKFDAAITKLK; this comes from the exons ATGGACTTCAGTGTGGACACAAGAATGGAGAAGTGTAGCTGCAAAAGATGGGACTTGTCAGGTATCCCATGTTCCCATGGAGTCTCTGCTCTTAGATATGACAAAATACCACCAGAATCACGGGTGAACTCTTGTTACTCTATTGAAACTTATTGCAAGGCATATGAGCCAATTATTATGCCCTGTAATGATGTGACTAAGTGGGCTAAGATGAATGGCAGAAAAATAATACCACGACCATTTCAGAGAAAGAAAGGAAGGAGGGCAAAGAATAGGAGACAACAACCAAAAGAGAAGCATAGCAAAAAAGGTGTGAAAATCAATAAGGCAGGTACAGTCATTCACTGTGGATATTGTGGAGCTGTTGGACATAACATAAATGGTTGCTTAGACTGGAAATTAGGCCTTAAACCTAAGAAAAAAACAAAGAGGCATAGGGTTAGAGCAGAGCCAGATGTCTCATCTTCAGACGAAGAAACAGTATGTCAAACTCAG GAGATTAACCTTCAAACAGCTGGTGTTCTCAGCCATGAACAACCTTTGTATGTGGCACAGATAGTACAAAGTTTAACACAAGAA CGAGAATCTAGGCAAAGAGAGGAAGTTGTGCAAGGCCCACTGCCTGAGAATGCTTTCCTACAGCAGCAGGCCCTATCACAGCCTCCAGTTCAACCTAGTACAACAACAAAAACAGGTGATGTGCATAGGAAAAGAGAGGTTATTGCCATTGCCAGACTTAGAGCTGCACCTGAGAGAAGGGAGATAGCAGATCAGGCAAAGTTTGATGCAGcaattacaaaactaaaataa